From Virgibacillus ihumii, the proteins below share one genomic window:
- a CDS encoding 6-phospho-beta-glucosidase — MMKPVKLAVIGGGSSYTPELLEGIIHNQDVLNVSEVWLVDTAEGKEKLSIIEDLARRMVQKANCRIKIVATLDRREAIKEAAYVITQIRVGQLIMRRNDEYISIKHGVIGQETTGAGGFMKALRTIPVMLDICRDIEELAPDAWLLNFTNPAGVITEAILKHSNVKVVGLCNNPINFYKKFATAYNVDMEDVSINFTGINHLIWITDLYIKGQSKLEDVLTGKSETYEAKNIPSFGWDAAFLQSLGAIPCGYHKYYYQTDQILEKQLDQFKNNETRADQVQKVEKELFEIYKDPNVQEKPDALEQRGGAYYSEAAINLIKSIHLNAKNIHTLNVRNNGTISCLPDDVSIEVNCVVESHQITPLQVGNVPPQIRGLLQNVKAYEELTVEAAVSGDRGVALQALTLHPLIPSSGRADRILDEMLEVNRQYLPRF, encoded by the coding sequence ATGATGAAACCAGTTAAACTGGCTGTGATTGGGGGTGGATCTTCATATACACCGGAACTGTTAGAGGGAATTATTCATAACCAGGATGTCCTGAATGTTTCTGAGGTATGGCTGGTAGATACTGCTGAAGGAAAGGAAAAGCTCTCCATCATTGAAGATCTGGCAAGGCGGATGGTTCAAAAAGCAAACTGCCGGATAAAGATTGTGGCTACACTTGACCGACGAGAAGCTATTAAGGAAGCTGCCTATGTTATCACGCAAATCAGGGTGGGCCAATTGATCATGCGAAGAAACGATGAGTACATCTCAATCAAACATGGTGTGATCGGTCAGGAAACTACCGGTGCGGGAGGGTTTATGAAAGCACTAAGGACCATTCCGGTAATGCTCGATATTTGCAGGGACATTGAAGAGCTTGCACCGGATGCATGGCTATTAAATTTTACTAATCCGGCCGGTGTAATCACGGAGGCTATTTTAAAACACAGCAATGTAAAAGTGGTTGGCTTATGCAACAATCCAATTAATTTCTATAAGAAATTTGCAACAGCATACAACGTTGATATGGAAGATGTAAGTATTAATTTCACAGGAATTAATCATCTTATTTGGATAACTGATTTGTATATTAAAGGTCAGTCAAAGTTAGAGGATGTTTTAACCGGAAAATCCGAAACGTATGAAGCGAAAAACATTCCATCATTTGGATGGGATGCAGCGTTTCTTCAGTCGCTTGGAGCCATACCATGCGGGTATCACAAGTATTATTATCAAACAGATCAAATCCTTGAAAAACAACTGGATCAATTCAAGAACAATGAAACACGGGCGGATCAGGTACAAAAAGTGGAAAAAGAACTGTTTGAAATCTATAAAGATCCCAACGTCCAAGAAAAGCCAGATGCTTTGGAACAGCGTGGGGGAGCTTATTATTCAGAGGCAGCAATCAATTTAATTAAGTCAATTCATTTGAATGCAAAAAATATCCATACGTTAAACGTCCGGAACAATGGAACCATTTCCTGTTTGCCGGATGATGTCAGCATCGAAGTGAATTGTGTTGTTGAAAGTCATCAAATCACACCGCTCCAGGTTGGCAATGTTCCACCTCAAATCCGAGGACTGCTGCAAAATGTTAAGGCATATGAAGAATTAACAGTTGAAGCTGCTGTGAGTGGAGACAGAGGGGTGGCCCTTCAGGCTTTGACGTTACATCCATTGATACCGTCATCCGGGAGGGCGGATCGTATTCTGGACGAAATGCTCGAAGTGAATAGGCAGTACTTGCCTCGGTTCTGA
- a CDS encoding BglG family transcription antiterminator: MNSRWKEILQILKTAKEPITSSQLSTDLQVSSKTVRNDIQELYSLLRNHNMKINSYRGKGYTLEMEEEGLLQNFLQDIEETKEIIPDEPGDRVTFLIERVLLDSGYVKMEELADELYISRSTLQSDLKKVRGILKKFDLTLDQKPNYGIKVNGSESKIRYCISEYIFNLKPAVLEEHHDWLAALPENDLRIIRNSILSQLRKHNIIISDVSLQNLITHLAIACKRIRENNQVEIIHEELYEMKDTKEFAVAEEILQDIEAALEVNFPENEMAYLAIHLQGTKLVGPNHDKKQMNSVIDGETRMLVKEMINRIDEKYQFQLSNDEELLWNLSLHLKPAINRYKFQMNIRNPMLEEIKTKYPTSFEAALIGSEVLYEKLGINVDEHEIGYLALHIEAAQERMKRTSSNRRNCLIVCASGLGSAQLLLYKLKDRFGDTLNIKGTTELYNLRYQSLGDIDFIVSTVPIEEDLRIPVVQVSTILGDSDVDQIEKIVTKGTSVIERYMHERYTFLNREFELPEEVIRFLGNKLMKDGIVEGDYIDSVLERERYSPTSFGNLVAIPHPLEPKTDSTFWSIVTLKRPIKWEDKLVQIVFLLNVNRNKKDDLKPMFSSLVQLVDNRKLVQQLLQCRSYKQFKNKIMNT, encoded by the coding sequence ATGAATTCCCGATGGAAAGAAATACTACAAATACTAAAGACGGCTAAAGAGCCTATTACAAGTTCACAGTTATCAACTGATTTGCAAGTGAGTTCAAAAACGGTACGGAATGATATTCAAGAGTTATATTCATTGTTACGAAATCATAACATGAAAATTAATTCCTATCGGGGTAAAGGATATACGCTTGAGATGGAGGAGGAAGGCTTACTTCAAAATTTTTTACAGGACATAGAAGAAACAAAAGAAATAATACCGGATGAACCTGGTGATCGTGTTACTTTTTTAATCGAGCGGGTATTATTGGATTCAGGTTATGTAAAGATGGAAGAATTGGCAGATGAATTGTACATCAGCCGATCTACATTGCAAAGTGATTTAAAAAAGGTCCGGGGAATTCTTAAGAAATTTGATTTGACCCTTGATCAGAAGCCAAACTATGGAATTAAAGTTAATGGCAGTGAATCGAAAATTAGGTATTGTATTTCGGAGTACATCTTTAACCTGAAACCTGCCGTGCTGGAAGAACATCATGATTGGCTGGCTGCTTTGCCTGAAAATGATTTGCGGATAATACGAAACAGTATCTTATCCCAACTGAGAAAGCACAACATTATTATTTCTGATGTTAGTTTGCAAAATTTAATTACACATTTGGCTATTGCCTGTAAGCGGATTAGGGAAAATAACCAAGTTGAGATTATCCATGAAGAGTTATACGAGATGAAGGATACGAAAGAATTTGCAGTAGCTGAGGAAATCTTGCAGGATATTGAAGCAGCACTCGAGGTAAATTTTCCGGAAAATGAAATGGCATACCTCGCTATTCATTTGCAGGGGACAAAGCTGGTGGGTCCAAATCATGACAAGAAACAGATGAATTCAGTAATTGACGGGGAAACACGTATGCTTGTAAAAGAAATGATAAACAGAATAGATGAGAAATATCAATTCCAGCTCTCGAATGATGAGGAATTGCTGTGGAATTTGTCATTACATTTAAAGCCGGCAATAAACCGGTACAAATTTCAAATGAATATAAGGAACCCAATGCTGGAAGAGATTAAAACGAAATACCCAACTTCTTTTGAGGCAGCGTTAATTGGTTCTGAAGTGTTATATGAAAAACTTGGAATTAATGTTGACGAGCATGAAATCGGGTATTTAGCGCTACATATTGAAGCTGCTCAGGAACGAATGAAAAGAACATCTTCCAATAGAAGAAACTGTCTGATTGTATGTGCATCAGGATTAGGCAGTGCACAGTTATTATTATATAAATTGAAAGACAGATTTGGCGATACGTTAAATATTAAAGGTACGACGGAATTATATAATTTACGTTATCAGTCGTTAGGTGATATTGATTTCATTGTCAGTACAGTTCCGATTGAAGAAGATCTGAGAATACCTGTCGTCCAAGTAAGTACAATACTCGGCGACAGTGATGTGGATCAAATTGAAAAAATTGTGACGAAAGGAACTTCTGTCATTGAACGATATATGCATGAACGTTACACCTTCTTAAATCGAGAATTTGAGTTACCTGAAGAGGTAATTCGCTTTTTGGGAAACAAGCTGATGAAGGACGGAATAGTTGAAGGTGATTATATTGATTCTGTTTTGGAACGGGAAAGGTACTCTCCGACGAGCTTTGGAAACCTTGTTGCCATCCCGCATCCCCTCGAACCAAAAACAGATTCTACATTTTGGTCAATCGTCACATTAAAAAGACCAATAAAATGGGAAGACAAATTGGTACAAATCGTGTTTTTGCTTAATGTTAACAGGAACAAGAAGGATGATTTAAAACCAATGTTTAGTTCGTTGGTTCAACTTGTGGACAACAGAAAGCTTGTACAACAGCTACTCCAGTGCCGGTCGTATAAGCAATTTAAAAATAAAATTATGAACACCTAA
- a CDS encoding excalibur calcium-binding domain-containing protein has protein sequence MKGKLTLAVLFSVLIMFATVPSVFANHSGNLNCDDFDTQAEAQAHLEAHPNDPDGLDGEGDGVPCEGLPSGDSDASSNDNTSTDNDSDNTSSEESTSSDESTTSEETTSSEEQGGELPDTASTLPLGILGGLVAMVLGALGMRKGMRKQQ, from the coding sequence ATGAAAGGCAAACTAACTTTGGCTGTATTGTTTTCAGTTCTAATCATGTTTGCGACAGTCCCGTCGGTCTTTGCTAATCACTCAGGCAATCTGAATTGCGATGATTTTGACACACAAGCTGAAGCACAAGCACATCTTGAAGCACATCCAAATGACCCGGATGGATTAGATGGAGAAGGAGATGGGGTTCCTTGCGAGGGTCTTCCATCAGGTGATTCTGATGCATCCAGCAATGATAATACATCCACTGATAATGATTCTGATAACACTTCATCAGAAGAATCTACTTCATCTGACGAGTCTACTACATCTGAAGAAACTACATCATCTGAGGAACAAGGTGGCGAGTTACCTGATACCGCATCAACATTACCACTTGGTATCCTGGGTGGCTTAGTTGCAATGGTTCTTGGTGCCCTGGGTATGCGTAAGGGTATGCGTAAACAGCAGTAA
- a CDS encoding class D sortase: MIRKLSILLFAIGFVVFVYNGWNYFQATQSVEKIPEETEAAVVNMDKKDKRSKKENVSDSSHKDFNPLTLNFDYKKGKKIAILDIPKIDKRFTTYWGTGEDTLNKGVGMYVSKWTTVPNHETGHTVLSGHRDTVFIGLDKLEQGDILKVHYNGETYEYEITATWITDEDDRTVIVKKDDPTLTLTTCYPFDYIGFAPKRYIVQAILVE, encoded by the coding sequence ATGATTCGTAAATTATCGATACTTTTGTTTGCGATTGGTTTCGTTGTTTTTGTCTATAATGGCTGGAATTATTTTCAGGCAACACAGTCTGTCGAAAAAATACCAGAAGAGACAGAAGCAGCAGTTGTTAATATGGATAAAAAAGATAAGAGATCAAAAAAAGAGAATGTTAGCGATTCAAGTCATAAAGACTTTAACCCACTCACTCTCAATTTTGATTATAAAAAAGGCAAGAAGATAGCTATACTGGATATCCCGAAGATTGACAAACGTTTTACAACTTATTGGGGAACAGGTGAAGATACGCTTAATAAAGGCGTTGGTATGTATGTAAGTAAGTGGACAACAGTTCCCAACCACGAAACAGGTCATACAGTACTTTCTGGTCATCGCGATACCGTCTTCATTGGGCTGGACAAGCTTGAACAGGGTGATATACTTAAAGTTCACTACAACGGTGAAACCTACGAATATGAAATCACGGCTACATGGATTACTGATGAGGATGACCGGACAGTAATTGTTAAAAAAGATGACCCTACTTTGACGCTTACAACATGTTATCCATTTGATTATATTGGTTTTGCGCCTAAGCGTTATATTGTGCAGGCTATTTTGGTGGAATGA
- a CDS encoding phosphopentomutase, giving the protein MSKMTLLVIDSFGIGAMDDCREFAPSDCDANTYRHIEEEKKDSLQIPFMYHSGLGSLVDGIPAPKNAYGYSKLAHHGADTYLGHQEIAGSCPEKSTKRFMIDIHLEMKQNLEKAGYNVSYPFDKQPVLLVNGAAIVADNLESTAGNIINVTADLKKMPFDDVKKLGRVVRDHVDTSRVIAFGGPYTSIEYILSCVKKKNEQYGVDTPQAGVYGKGYEVFHMGYGVEIDRQFPMIAAEHGLKVHRFGKTADVLHGKGPSNPIVNTTDLLEEVTQAYHEENDDAAFLINIQETDLAGHAEDVDWYCNLLNETDKWLQEFISQMDKEDILVVMADHGNDPTIGHSNHTREYVPIMIFGDRVKKANIGLRDTMADVGATFCDFFKLPKTAEGRSFLGEVV; this is encoded by the coding sequence ATGTCAAAAATGACCCTTCTTGTTATCGACAGTTTCGGTATTGGCGCGATGGATGATTGCAGGGAATTTGCCCCCTCAGATTGTGATGCAAACACATATCGACATATCGAGGAAGAGAAAAAGGATTCTTTGCAAATTCCTTTCATGTATCATTCAGGGTTAGGTTCATTAGTGGACGGTATTCCCGCTCCGAAAAATGCGTATGGATATTCAAAACTTGCCCATCATGGTGCGGATACCTATTTGGGTCATCAGGAAATTGCGGGGAGTTGCCCGGAAAAGTCGACTAAAAGGTTTATGATTGATATTCACCTTGAAATGAAGCAAAACCTCGAAAAAGCGGGATATAATGTGTCTTATCCCTTTGATAAACAACCTGTTTTGTTAGTTAACGGTGCTGCGATAGTGGCCGACAATTTAGAATCAACTGCAGGAAACATTATAAATGTAACTGCAGATTTAAAAAAAATGCCCTTTGACGACGTGAAGAAACTTGGAAGAGTTGTCCGGGATCATGTAGACACAAGCCGAGTTATTGCTTTTGGAGGTCCGTATACATCAATTGAATATATTCTATCGTGTGTTAAAAAAAAGAATGAACAATATGGTGTCGATACACCGCAAGCGGGCGTTTACGGGAAAGGCTATGAAGTCTTCCATATGGGTTACGGAGTTGAAATCGATAGACAGTTTCCGATGATTGCAGCAGAACATGGATTAAAGGTTCACCGGTTCGGTAAGACTGCGGATGTTCTTCATGGAAAAGGACCGTCCAATCCAATTGTGAACACAACCGATTTATTGGAAGAAGTGACCCAAGCTTACCATGAGGAAAATGATGATGCGGCTTTTTTAATAAACATTCAGGAAACAGATCTTGCAGGTCATGCTGAAGATGTTGACTGGTATTGTAATCTATTGAATGAGACCGATAAATGGTTACAGGAATTCATTTCACAAATGGACAAGGAAGACATATTAGTAGTTATGGCCGACCATGGAAATGATCCGACAATTGGCCATTCTAATCATACGAGAGAATACGTGCCCATCATGATTTTTGGAGATCGAGTAAAAAAGGCTAACATTGGGTTGAGGGATACCATGGCAGATGTGGGCGCTACGTTTTGTGATTTCTTTAAACTGCCTAAGACTGCTGAGGGGAGGAGTTTTTTGGGGGAGGTGGTTTAA
- a CDS encoding alanine racemase yields MFLDVTKRRNPQLIQEGVSLHQAGDIPPNTYVIDVDTLKENTSKLATAAAENGMDLYFMSKQLRRIPKLADIIVESGIKKAVAVDFDEGKVLADHGIAIGNIGHLVQPGKHQWKEVLGWNPEVVTVFSFERARQVSETAESLGKCQDILLKVTSYEDKCYEGQEGGILLKDLPETVDKIKSLTGVTIVGVTTFPNLELNEQKTTMIPTNNFHTLLQAKKVLTDKGIYIKQVNGPSGTSCETIPYLAKNGITHSEPGHGLTGTTPLHAYADLPEKPATVYVTEVSHEYNGNCQVIAGGYYGRSRMKGCLVGSDKESILKQFTKAYQNNPETIDYYGTIENTNNFTIKTGDTAVFAFRSQIFVTRAHVALVEGVQTGNPKVIHFERNW; encoded by the coding sequence ATGTTTTTGGATGTAACAAAACGGAGGAATCCACAGCTCATACAAGAAGGGGTTTCTCTTCATCAGGCAGGTGACATTCCCCCTAATACGTATGTTATTGATGTAGATACTTTGAAGGAAAATACCAGTAAACTTGCAACTGCAGCTGCGGAAAACGGTATGGATTTATACTTCATGAGTAAGCAATTAAGACGGATTCCAAAACTTGCTGATATTATTGTCGAAAGTGGGATAAAGAAGGCAGTTGCTGTTGATTTTGACGAAGGAAAGGTGCTGGCTGATCACGGCATTGCAATTGGCAATATTGGGCATTTGGTCCAACCGGGAAAACATCAATGGAAAGAAGTGCTAGGCTGGAATCCAGAAGTCGTTACAGTGTTTTCTTTTGAAAGGGCAAGACAGGTGTCTGAAACTGCTGAGAGCCTAGGGAAATGTCAGGATATTTTGTTAAAGGTTACAAGTTACGAAGATAAATGTTATGAAGGCCAAGAAGGCGGAATCTTGCTAAAGGATTTGCCTGAAACAGTTGATAAAATCAAAAGCTTAACAGGGGTTACCATTGTTGGAGTTACGACGTTTCCTAATTTGGAACTGAATGAACAAAAAACAACTATGATTCCGACAAACAATTTTCATACGTTATTACAAGCAAAAAAAGTGCTAACTGATAAGGGAATTTACATTAAACAGGTAAACGGACCTAGTGGAACAAGCTGTGAGACAATACCATATCTTGCTAAAAACGGCATTACACATAGTGAGCCTGGTCATGGGTTAACCGGAACAACACCATTACATGCATATGCTGATTTGCCTGAAAAACCGGCGACTGTTTACGTAACAGAAGTCTCCCATGAATATAACGGCAACTGTCAAGTAATTGCCGGCGGATATTATGGTCGTTCAAGAATGAAAGGATGTCTGGTAGGCAGTGATAAAGAATCAATCTTAAAACAATTCACTAAAGCCTATCAAAACAATCCGGAAACGATCGATTACTATGGAACAATTGAAAACACAAACAATTTCACGATAAAAACTGGAGATACAGCGGTATTTGCATTCCGTTCACAAATTTTTGTAACACGGGCACATGTTGCACTTGTTGAAGGTGTCCAAACAGGAAACCCTAAGGTTATTCATTTTGAAAGGAATTGGTGA
- a CDS encoding aminotransferase class V-fold PLP-dependent enzyme gives MAYDPSQLKYADSVLPSMSVQEAQQLQFKLVKNMSWQFSGEEFLSMGDLGVAQRYKQPEQTKKVEQTLAGFFETESAALVRGAGTGAIRTILSTLMAAGDSMFIHTAPVYTTTKDTIRLLGLEYKSINYNDLAEVERTVFQDRTCKVFYVQHARQQPTDTYDLKKVIETVKSVRPDLPVIVDDNYCALKTPGIGVEYGADYSTFSGFKVLGPEGIGVIAGKEDGIKSLQSRNYSGGGQVQGYEAMELLRMMTFAPVSLAIQNEQVEEVCRHLNEGEIKGITAAYMTNSQSKNVIVELQEAIAPEVIKLSNKYGAATHPVGAESKYEMIPMIYRVSGSFIEAQPSLKQYGLRINPMKSGASTVLNILEKAINNAAKQ, from the coding sequence ATGGCTTATGATCCATCACAGTTAAAATACGCGGATTCAGTACTTCCCTCCATGTCAGTTCAGGAAGCACAGCAATTACAATTTAAATTAGTTAAAAATATGAGTTGGCAGTTTTCGGGTGAGGAATTTTTGTCGATGGGAGATCTTGGTGTAGCCCAAAGATATAAACAACCTGAACAAACGAAGAAGGTGGAGCAGACGTTAGCTGGCTTTTTTGAAACGGAATCGGCAGCTCTTGTACGTGGTGCCGGGACAGGCGCTATTCGTACCATCTTGAGCACATTGATGGCAGCTGGTGATTCAATGTTTATTCATACTGCACCAGTCTACACTACCACAAAAGATACAATCCGATTGCTGGGTTTGGAATATAAGTCCATTAATTATAATGATCTCGCTGAAGTTGAAAGAACTGTTTTTCAAGATCGAACGTGTAAGGTATTTTATGTTCAGCATGCACGACAACAACCAACCGATACCTACGATTTAAAAAAGGTGATAGAGACGGTGAAAAGTGTACGCCCGGATTTACCGGTAATCGTTGACGATAATTATTGTGCACTGAAGACACCAGGAATTGGCGTTGAATATGGTGCGGATTATTCTACTTTTTCCGGGTTTAAGGTACTAGGTCCGGAAGGCATTGGGGTTATTGCAGGAAAAGAAGACGGGATAAAATCATTACAAAGTAGAAATTACTCTGGTGGGGGCCAGGTGCAGGGGTACGAAGCAATGGAGTTATTACGCATGATGACGTTTGCCCCTGTTTCACTGGCTATTCAAAATGAACAGGTTGAGGAAGTATGCAGACATTTGAATGAGGGCGAAATAAAGGGAATTACAGCTGCTTATATGACTAACTCGCAATCAAAAAACGTTATCGTGGAATTACAGGAGGCAATTGCTCCAGAAGTCATTAAATTGAGTAATAAATATGGGGCGGCAACACATCCTGTAGGAGCAGAATCAAAATATGAAATGATTCCTATGATTTATCGAGTCTCAGGTAGTTTTATAGAAGCACAGCCCAGTTTAAAACAATATGGGCTTCGTATTAATCCGATGAAATCAGGGGCTTCCACTGTACTGAATATACTGGAAAAAGCTATTAACAATGCAGCTAAACAATAA
- a CDS encoding phosphotriesterase family protein → MIQTVIGRVEKDKFGVCAAHEHLSIDLSRIKNDRDTILDDVPGMEEELHHFYEASGRSLIELTNDGMGRNVKRLKHLSEVSGVHIVTCTGFYKDPFIPKFARGWSQDQFAAHFINEINEGIDETDIYPGVIGEVGTSKNEIKPIERELILGAGKAGVETGLTVSTHTTLGTLGREQVDMLFGLGLSADQIVIGHQDLNPNKEEVLDVLHSGVYIGFDTIGKINYRPDEERMAFLLDFIEKGFHKQILLSADLTRKSHWKKHGGPGYDLVLRDFIPKLQEAGVSNQVITDLLVNNPANAYSIKE, encoded by the coding sequence GTGATACAAACCGTTATAGGTAGGGTAGAGAAAGATAAGTTTGGGGTATGTGCAGCCCACGAGCATTTATCAATCGACCTATCCAGGATTAAAAATGACCGGGATACGATATTGGATGACGTACCGGGAATGGAGGAAGAACTGCATCATTTTTATGAAGCAAGTGGCAGGTCACTGATTGAACTTACGAATGATGGAATGGGAAGAAATGTAAAAAGGTTGAAGCACTTGAGTGAGGTATCGGGTGTTCATATTGTTACATGTACCGGATTTTATAAAGATCCCTTTATTCCTAAGTTTGCGCGAGGGTGGAGTCAGGATCAATTTGCAGCTCATTTTATAAATGAAATTAATGAAGGCATTGATGAAACTGATATTTATCCAGGGGTTATTGGCGAAGTTGGAACAAGTAAAAATGAAATAAAGCCGATTGAACGAGAACTTATTTTGGGCGCTGGCAAGGCAGGTGTGGAAACTGGCTTGACCGTCTCTACACATACAACACTAGGAACATTGGGAAGAGAGCAGGTAGACATGCTTTTCGGTCTTGGTCTATCGGCTGATCAAATTGTAATCGGACACCAGGATCTAAACCCAAATAAGGAAGAAGTGCTTGATGTCCTTCATTCTGGTGTATATATAGGCTTTGACACGATTGGAAAAATTAACTACCGTCCGGATGAAGAGCGAATGGCATTTTTGCTTGATTTTATTGAGAAGGGTTTTCACAAACAAATATTACTTTCGGCAGATTTAACAAGAAAATCCCACTGGAAAAAACATGGTGGACCCGGCTATGATCTTGTATTGAGAGACTTCATTCCCAAATTGCAGGAAGCCGGAGTCTCAAATCAGGTTATAACAGATTTACTGGTAAACAATCCTGCAAATGCATATTCGATAAAGGAGTAA
- a CDS encoding YhfT family protein, whose product MEAVFVILIGAIAAVLANHNIAVFNDGLRPIVGEHIEGRLKRRELGLTAFAMSFGLVIGFGIPFTITASIILVHSILLGTDIIGLIVPKNKWGSLVAAVVGGLYGWGLLAGLDGFVKLFEYLPVNFLEPMGQVGTPVVVMFMAFPALAVAMQFSIKKGVLTFIVAAIVRQLAVFVNENEFISIGGNVVNLNQEGMALIAGMIFLFVYAMREKQNEEESVDLASIFSEKVSAIKQNVAYFMVIGALIAGATNLLLMAGDPISLSLLAEGKQTDSGIAAAARAFGFIPLVASTAIATGVYSPVGFTLIFVVGLFSPNVWVAVIIGAIVIFLEVMLLGSIAKFLDNYPGVRNSGENIRNAMTRLIEVALLIGGANAANAIAPGFGFFFIAGFYLLNEVAGRPIVRMAVGPVGAIAVGIIANILVAMGIMTIPQ is encoded by the coding sequence ATGGAGGCAGTATTTGTCATTTTAATTGGTGCAATCGCAGCTGTGTTAGCGAATCATAACATCGCTGTATTTAACGATGGCTTGCGTCCAATTGTTGGGGAACATATTGAAGGAAGGTTAAAACGTAGAGAACTAGGTTTAACAGCATTTGCCATGAGTTTTGGACTTGTAATTGGATTTGGTATTCCCTTTACAATCACAGCCAGTATTATTTTGGTGCATAGTATTTTATTAGGTACGGATATCATCGGCTTGATTGTCCCAAAGAATAAATGGGGTTCGCTGGTCGCGGCTGTTGTAGGGGGATTATACGGCTGGGGATTACTGGCCGGTTTAGATGGATTCGTAAAATTATTTGAATATTTACCGGTAAACTTCCTGGAACCAATGGGCCAAGTTGGAACACCAGTAGTTGTCATGTTCATGGCCTTCCCAGCATTGGCAGTTGCAATGCAGTTCAGCATTAAAAAAGGTGTATTAACCTTTATTGTTGCGGCCATCGTAAGGCAGTTGGCTGTATTTGTAAATGAAAATGAATTTATCAGTATCGGCGGTAATGTTGTTAACTTAAATCAGGAAGGTATGGCGCTAATTGCAGGAATGATTTTTCTTTTTGTCTATGCGATGCGTGAAAAACAGAATGAAGAAGAATCGGTTGATTTGGCATCCATTTTTAGTGAAAAGGTAAGCGCTATCAAACAGAATGTGGCATATTTTATGGTAATTGGTGCCTTAATTGCTGGTGCAACCAATCTATTATTAATGGCTGGTGATCCAATTTCACTTAGCTTATTGGCAGAAGGAAAACAAACGGATTCGGGGATTGCGGCAGCCGCACGTGCTTTCGGCTTTATTCCTCTGGTAGCAAGTACTGCCATTGCAACTGGTGTCTACAGTCCAGTGGGATTCACGTTAATATTCGTTGTCGGGCTATTCTCCCCAAATGTTTGGGTAGCGGTCATTATTGGTGCCATTGTTATCTTCCTGGAGGTCATGCTGTTAGGATCCATTGCTAAATTCCTGGACAATTATCCTGGAGTTCGAAATTCAGGCGAAAACATTCGGAATGCGATGACCAGATTAATAGAAGTGGCATTGTTAATTGGTGGTGCAAATGCAGCCAACGCCATTGCGCCCGGTTTCGGTTTCTTCTTCATAGCAGGCTTTTATTTATTGAATGAAGTGGCCGGTCGTCCAATTGTACGTATGGCAGTTGGTCCTGTCGGTGCAATCGCAGTAGGTATTATCGCAAACATTTTGGTAGCCATGGGAATTATGACAATACCACAATAG
- a CDS encoding DUF2620 domain-containing protein, which produces MKMVIGGQVEKKEMQALIETIDPSIETVIKADVDAAMAIKTGQADYYLGACHTGGGGALAMAIALIGKDQCETVSMPGRKPNEEKVIQAVEDGKKAFGFTGDHMEKAVPMIINAIKNHQH; this is translated from the coding sequence ATGAAAATGGTAATCGGCGGACAAGTGGAAAAAAAGGAGATGCAAGCATTAATAGAAACGATTGATCCATCAATTGAAACCGTTATCAAAGCAGATGTGGACGCAGCAATGGCTATTAAAACGGGACAGGCTGATTATTATCTCGGTGCTTGTCATACAGGTGGCGGTGGCGCACTTGCAATGGCAATTGCACTAATCGGAAAGGATCAGTGTGAAACGGTATCAATGCCGGGCAGGAAACCGAATGAAGAGAAAGTGATTCAAGCAGTGGAAGACGGTAAAAAGGCTTTCGGATTTACCGGGGATCATATGGAAAAGGCGGTACCAATGATTATTAATGCTATTAAGAATCATCAGCATTAA